atttgtaaaaataatatttctaacatctcatttatttattataaagagaaGGATTATCTAAGAAAGCTCttaagaaacaacaaaaagaagcagaaaaagCAGCAAAAAAAGCTGAACGTAAAGCTCAAGTAGTACGTATAAagtttacgtttattatttactatatttacTAGTttgtaatgattttatatttcataaattaataaatgcataaaaaaTTAGCAAATGCAACAAGATGTAATAGATGAAGATGATATATCATTTGGCAAATATGGAGAGTTCCCTATGATACAAAGTAAAGAAGCatataaggaaagaaattttgttcatgtgaaagaattaaataaaagattagaaaatcaAACTATATGGTTAAGAGGACGCTTACATACAAGTAGAGCAAAAGGTATATATTTtcctattaaataattattattctaatataatgatagtatgtaatattttatacaactTTTTAGGCAAACAATGTTTCATAGTACTAAGACAGCAGTCTTATACGGTACAAGGGTTAGCTGCAGTGAATGAACAAGTTAGCAAGCAAATgatcaaatttatatcaaagtaAGTTTGAATAAAGACTATTAAACTAATTCTATAATGACACATACAATATTTGTTCCATAGTATAACAAAGGAATCTATAATAGACATTGAAGCAATTATAAAAACAGTGCCTGCTATTATTGAATCATGTTCACAAAAGGATGTAGAAGTACATATTCAAAGAATTTTTGTAGTAAGTGCTGCAAAACCGCAATTACCGCTCCAAATTGAAGATGCAGCTAGAGCCGTTAATGAATCAGATGATACAGGATTGAACATAAAAGTTAATCAAGATACCAGATTAGACAATAGAATATTAGATTTACGTACTCCTGCTAATCAAGCTATATTTAGAATAGAAGCTGGAGTGTGCAAACtttttcgagatattttaaCAGCTAAGgtaatttctttgtaaatatatctacTTGTATAGGTAAATGTATTCGTGTACTCGTGTGTAATcatgtatataatagatttaaatttaacTACTACAATGTCTTATAGGGCTTTGTTGAAATACATACACCAAAGATTATCTCTGCAGCAAGTGAAGGTGGTGCAAATGTATTTACTGTATCCTATTTTAAAGGAAATGCATATTTGGCTCAATCTCCACAACTTTACAAACAAATGGCTATAGCAGCAGATTTTGATAAAGTTTATACTATTGGAGCAGgtagattataatgataagagttaaatatacaaactattttttaaatataaagtaacTTAAAATTCTggattatatttctattattaaattattaatgataagataacaaataacatttatataaattatattaatagtttTTAGAGCTGAGGATTCCAATACTCATAGACATTTGACAGAATTTGTTGGTCTTGATTTAGAAATGGCATTTAAATACCATTACCATGAAGTTATTGATACTATTGGTCAAATGTTTACTGAATTATTCAGAGGCTTGCGTGACAAGTtagttttaaattttaaaacaataaaaatacgttcgaaataattaacaaaaattaatttttagttaTGCCGATGAAATAGCAGCTGTCAATCAACAGTATGCAGTAGAACCTTTTAAATTCTTAGATCCTCCCCTGAAGTTAGAATTTCCACAagcaattgaattattatctgAAGCGGGTGTAACTTtaggagaagaagatgattTATCAACACCAGATGAAAAACTATTGGGGAAACTTGTAAAAGCTAaagtaaattttgttttatcatcTTTGTTTTAACATCTTTCAGTATTTTTATCactattataaaaagtatgtttctttttcagtaTGATACAGACTTTTATATTTTGGATAAATATCCTTTGGCAATAAGGCCTTTCTATACTATGCCTGACCCCCATAATCCTGTAAGTGTGATCATTTAAAACTTATTTGCTTATAACATTTCTTACAATttgatcaatataattatttaattatatttgtatataatagaaaacatCAAATTCTTATGACATGTTCATGCGTGGTGAAGAAATCATATCAGGTGCACAACGTATTCATGACCCAGACTTTTTAACAGAACGTGCCAAATATCATGGTATTGGTAAGTTACTTTACATTTAtacttattcatttatctatttataatttataatatattttatataactattaCATATCTTTGTTTGTACTTTAGATATTGAGAAGATCAGATCATATATCGATGCATTTAGATATGGCTGTCCTCCTCATGCAGGTGGTGGTATTGGCTTGGAACGTGTGGTGATGTTATATCTTGGTTTGGATAATATTCGAAAAGTTTCTATGTTTCCACGTGATCCTAAACGTCTTACACCATAGATATTTACACATACTATatttactaaatatatatagcattAATATTGCTTTATATGTTAACATTTCTAAAGGGTTtacaaaataaacgaaatagaaacaaaattatatttacaagtaATTCCCAGGTCTTATCATTTGGAGATGGCCGTTTCTGGAGAtccaaatttttaatacgcaTAAAATTTCACTTACTCTTATATCAGatgttttattgaaaaataaaaactctgattttatatatatatatatttttttttttttttttaattatcacttaaatttaaacaatagtacattcgcTTAAACATTACAAAGATTGTA
The window above is part of the Vespa velutina chromosome 24, iVesVel2.1, whole genome shotgun sequence genome. Proteins encoded here:
- the LOC124957079 gene encoding aspartate--tRNA ligase, cytoplasmic, translated to MGEEKPMEPTAGEGLSKKALKKQQKEAEKAAKKAERKAQVQMQQDVIDEDDISFGKYGEFPMIQSKEAYKERNFVHVKELNKRLENQTIWLRGRLHTSRAKGKQCFIVLRQQSYTVQGLAAVNEQVSKQMIKFISNITKESIIDIEAIIKTVPAIIESCSQKDVEVHIQRIFVVSAAKPQLPLQIEDAARAVNESDDTGLNIKVNQDTRLDNRILDLRTPANQAIFRIEAGVCKLFRDILTAKGFVEIHTPKIISAASEGGANVFTVSYFKGNAYLAQSPQLYKQMAIAADFDKVYTIGAVFRAEDSNTHRHLTEFVGLDLEMAFKYHYHEVIDTIGQMFTELFRGLRDNYADEIAAVNQQYAVEPFKFLDPPLKLEFPQAIELLSEAGVTLGEEDDLSTPDEKLLGKLVKAKYDTDFYILDKYPLAIRPFYTMPDPHNPKTSNSYDMFMRGEEIISGAQRIHDPDFLTERAKYHGIDIEKIRSYIDAFRYGCPPHAGGGIGLERVVMLYLGLDNIRKVSMFPRDPKRLTP